Below is a window of Metamycoplasma cloacale DNA.
TGCACCTTTATTAATAAATGTTTGGCAAAAAGTTTTTGAATTTAACAATACTTGTTTTTGGTAATCAATAAATTGAGGTTGTAATGCTTCATAGAAACTAACTGCTTTTGCAGCGATTTGATGAAATAAAGGCCCACCTTGATAGCCAGGAAAAACAGAACGGTTGATTTTCTTAAACAATTCTTCATTGTTAGTTAAAATAACAGCACCCCTTGTACCTCTTAAAGTTTTATGCGTAGTAGTCATAACAACATCTGCATATTCTGCAGGAGAAGGGTGTAATCCAGCAATAATTAATCCAGAAATATGTGAAATATCTGCAAATAAATATGCGCCTACTTCGTCAGCAATTTTTCTAAATTTATCAAACTCTACAATTTGTGAATAAGCTGAATATCCACAAATAATCATTTTAGGTTTAACTACTTTAGCAATTGACAGAATTTGGTCATAATCAAGAAATCCTTCTTCATTCACTGAATATGCATATGATTCATAAAATTTACCAGAAAATGAAATTTTATAACCGTGTGTTAAATGTCCTCCTGAATTTAGATCTAATCCTAAAACTTTATCACCAGGTTCTAGTAATGACATATACACAGCTGCGTTTGCAACTGAACCAGAATATGGTTGAACATTAGCGTATTTCATGTTGAATAATTTACATATTCTTTCTTGCGCTAATTTTTCAATTTCATCAACGTATTGACAACCGCCATAATATCTTTTGCCAGGATATCCTTCACCATATTTATTAGTTAAACATGAACCGGCAGCTTTTAAAACTTGTTCTGATACATAGTTTTCAGACGCAATTAATTCAATATGTTCTTCTTGACGATTTCTTTCTAAATTAATCAACGCTTCAATGTCTTTATCTTCTAAACTAATATTACGATACATAAAACCTCCCAAAAATAAAACAACTAACTATTTAGTTAGTCTAATAATGATTTGTTTTTTCTTTCTTCTTCTTTAATTACAATTTCATTTTTCTTTTGACGTCTTTGTTTCAATTTTGTATTTATTGCAATAATTGGAATAGCAACAAAAGCAAGACCGATTGCTGGTAAAACTCTCATGTATCATTCAGAAGCGGCTGAAGATACTAAGAATGAGTTTATGGCTAATGAAATAGCCACTAAGAAGTTTAAGGCTTCAATGGGTAATTTCTTAAATTTCAACAACAAGGCAACAACTAAAATTTGAATTGTAGCAACACCTAGCGCTACTGGCAACATAATTGTTCATCTACCTCATTCTTTTGCAGCTGGTATAATTCATCCGTCTTTTCCCATAATAACAAATAGTAAAAATGAAGGAATTGCAATTAAAAATAAACCTGTTAAAGCAATTTTTCATGATTTAGATAATCTAGGTTTTTGTTTTGTTTCAACGCTTACATATGATTCAAGATTAATTTTTTTCTTTTTTCATTTCTTTTTGTTTGACATATTTTCTCCCTTGAATTATACAAATTTTACCAAAATATCAAAAATTACAATGTATATATATTGTTATATCAATATATTTACATTAATTTATATATGAAAGATAAAAAAATGGGGGAATTAATTACCTCCAATTCCCTCTCTTTGTCTTGCACTATATCAAATTACTTCGCTTCCGGATTTTCATACAACAAATATTGGTAATGAACGCATATTGTTGTTCGTTGATGTATCGGTTGATAATTTCAGTTGATTATTTACATACAATTTCATTGAAAAGACTCCACTAAAGTTAGCTAAATAAGGGAAATTCCCAACTCTATTATAATCACCTGAAATAGCACTCAAATCACCTTGATTATTATTTAATAACGCCGGTTTTTCATTGCCTTGTGAACTATTTAAACTGAATTCAATTTTAATTAAATCATTAACTTGTAAATTGAACGCATTTGCATAAGCAGAACTCCGCAATGTAGTATCTAAAAAAGAGCCACCCAATGAAACGAATTTATAATTACTCAATTCATTCAATACTTTTGTATTTATTTCGTAAGTATATGAACCATTTTCATCAAAAATTCTTGTAAATGCATCATCTAAAATTTCAAAATTATTGTTTTCGAAATTTGCATTTTTAAACATTTTTAAAAACATTATTTGTAAAATATCTCTATATAAAATTGCACTATTATCAGAGATTTTATTGCCTCAAACTGAAGCTCAATTTGCATCAATTACTTGATTTAAAGAAATTATATTTGTAGCTTGTTCGTTTCTATATACGTTATTGTCAATTGATAAAATTGGAAAATCATTTAATGAATTAGGTATTATATTGTCTTCACTAGGTTTAAAACCATTAAAATTAATTGGATTGTTTAAAGAAATTGAATTATCAATATCATGGTTATATCTTACAAACAGTCTAAGTTGTTGTCTACCAGCAAAATTGAATGGATAGTTTAAAGTTATCAATCCTTTTTCTCAATCAATATTGCTATTATCTACTGACAAAATATCAGCTAATCCGAATCTATATCTAATTAAAATATTGTGTTTGTAGAAATGTTTTAAATCATATTCCTTGCCATCATTAATGTTTGTCATTGACAATTTCATTTTAAAATTACTATTGAATGGTGCAACTCACTCATTTAAAGTGTTTATATGTAGTTGTGGAATTGCATTTAATATATAGTTAGGTTTATAGTTAATCGGTAAATTATCTACTTCTTGCTTAAATTCATTGCTGTTTAAAAGAATTTCATCTATTTTATTCATTGCAGATTGAATTTCTTCTTCACTTAAGACTGAATTTCTGATTTTATTAAAATGATTTTCTAATTCATTTATGTAATGATCTACATAATAATTTTGTGTTTTAAATTCATTTATTTTTTCTTTTGCAACATTATATTTATTAACTATATTTGAATATTTTTCTTCTCAATTTCCATTAGGTTCTTCATCAATATTATCATTGATAAATAAAGATATATTTTCCATAAATTGAGTACGCAATTCTATTAATTCGTTTGGCAATAATTGTTTTTTAATTAAAAAACTTTCATCGTAAATATCGTTGTATTCGTCAATAATGCTATTGTAAATAGTTTTATTCTCTTGACTCAATTTTTCATATGCTTTTGAATCTTTAAATACATTCATTTCATTATTAACAAAATTAATTATTCAATTTGATGTGCCAATATTGATATTTAATAATTTATTATCAATATTTTTCAAACTTTCTAAATTTGAAGCGTCTTTAATTTCATTATTCAATTCATTAAATAAATTTTCATTCAAATAAAATCTATATTGGTTTAATTTCTCAATAAAATGATTTTTTTGAATATCTAAAATATTACCGTTTAAATTATCTTTTGCTTCTTTTAAGGAAACAAATCAACTATTAATTTCAAATAATTTGTTGATTTGTTTAGTTTCATTATTTCAATAATTATTTTTATCCTTTAGTAGTTCATCAAAATCATTTTGGTTAGTTGCATAAATATAATTTGGACTATTTTTAAAATTATCCAAATCCTTGTAAAAAAGAATTATTTGTCTATATAGTGCTGTGTAATTATCAAATTCATCATTTACATATTCTCATGTATGTTTTAAAAGCAATTCCTTAAAATCATTCACTGCGTTTTTAGTAAAACGTTTATCTTGTTCAATTCTAGATATTAATTCATCTTTTAATATTCTTTCTTGTAAAACATGCTGTGCCTCTTTAGATACTTTAATTGATTTGTAAATAACATATCCATGCACTGATAATGAAATAACTCCCAATATAGGTGTAAGCCCTATTATAATTTTGTTCGTTTTTTTCATGTTTCAATTATATTAAAAAGAGCCATTCGCTCTTTTTAAAATCATAAAATAATTTATTCAGTTGTAGAAGGTGTATTTAAAAGTGATTTTGCTTGAGTTAAGATAAATCCCAATCTTATTAATTCAGAATCGCTTGGTATCATTTTCAATTTCTTGTTTTCGGTGAAATAATCAAAAAACTGGTTCATCAATGAATCAAATTTAGTTCTTACTTCTTCTGTCGCACTTGTATATTTTTCACTTTCTTTTAGTTCAACCAAGGCCTCAAAGTTAACAATGCAGACTCTGATATTATCTTTACTTGTTGCAAACAATACATTTTGTTTTAAATCAGTATCAGCTTTAGGTTCTCATAACCCATTAACATTAACCCATTTATCTTGATATAGATTTTCTTCCAATAAAGGCATATATTGTTCAAAAAGATTGCTATCAAATGTTTTTAATAATTTCTTCATTTCGTTATATTCTTTAACATATTTGAGTTCCATTCTTATGTTCTCTTCAGAAATTCTTGGAATATTAAACATTTTATTATCTTCAGTAAACATAGTTCTACGATAGTCATTTAATGAAGTTAAAATTTTGTTTAAATCTCCTTCTGCATATCGTATGTATATATTGTAAGCATCTCTAATCCCATTAAATATGTCTTTATATTTAAGATAAAACATCTTAGCATCTGTAACTTCTGATTTTAATTGTTGGTATGTTAATTTATAAGATGGTATTCCATGAACAAAAATGACTTTTGACCCATTTAAGAAATCTTTATTGTCCTCAAGCAGTTTACGTTTTCGATTTGAATCAATGCTACTACTTAATTCAATTGTTTTATACGCTGTATAAAGAGTAGTTCCTATAATTGCAACGTTAAGCACACCATATATAACAAGAGATGCGGTTAAAATTCTTCAAGTATTCTTCTTTTCTTTCATACCTTAATTATATAAAAAAGAGGCACATCCTCTTTTCTAAAATAATTCATTTTGGTTGGTTTCTTCTAAATTATCAATAACACCTAGATTTCTTAATTCATTTAAAAGTCTAGAATTTAACTTAGTTCTTTCCATTAAATCCTCAATTGAAAGAAATGGCGATTCTTCTCTGGCTTTAACAATAGTTTCAGCCACAGTTGCACCCAAACCATCAACAACAGCTAACGGCGGAATCAATGCTTTATGTTCTTCATCAACGATTCATTGAGTTGCTTTTGATTTTAATAAATCAATGTTTTTAATCATTAATCCACGTGCGTATAATTCTTGTGTAATTTCTAACATCGGAATTAAATCTTTTTCTTTAGTTGTCATTTCAAGATTTTGAGTCATTTTGTTTTTTAATTCATTCAATTTAGCTGTTACGACACTTTTCCCACCACTCATGACTTTAATATCAATTGCATCTGGGCGAGTTGAATAATATGAAGCATAGAAAGCTAAAGGATAATATAGTTTATATCACGCAATTCTTCAAGCCATAATAACATAAGCAGTAGCGTGCGCTTTGGGAAACATATATTTAATTTTCTTTAAAGATTCGATATATCAACTAGGAACTTGTTTGCTGGTTAAAAGTTTTTCTTCATCTTCGGTTAAACCTTTTCCTTTTCTAACTTTTTCCATAATATTGAAAGCATCAATTGAATCTACTTCTCAAGCCATTAAGTTTAGCATAATGTCATCACGACAACAAACACATTCGTTAATAGATTTTCCACTTTTAATTAATTCCTCTGCGTTATTGTTTCACACATCAGTTCCGTGGCTTAATCCTGACATTAAAATTAAATCGTTAAACGATTTAGGTTGCGCTGTTTTTAACATTCTACGAACGAATTGAGTACCAAATTCAGGCAACCCATATGCTCCTGTAGTTTCACCCGATATCTGCGATGGATCAATACCTAATGATTCAGTTGTTGAGAATAATTTCAATACGTTATCATCTGTTTTGGGAATATCTTTGATTGCGTTAGTGTTTGTTAATTCTTCTAACATTTTAATAACAGTCGGATCATCATGACCTAACAGATCTAATTTCAATACGTTATCATGAATAGAGGTGAAGTCAAAATGTGTTGTTTTTCAACTGCTTTTTGTATCGTTAGCTGGGTAGTTTATTGGGGTGAAATCTTCAACTTCAAATTCAGTTGGAATAATTATAATTCCACCAGGGTGTTGACCTGTTGTTCTTTTAACACCTTCTGTTTTTGTAGATAGGAAATCTAAAAATGTTTTAGATCATCCCAAACGTGAGCCAATTGGGTGAATTTTTTCATCAAATCCTTGACAGAAACCATATGCAGTTTTAGAGGCAACAGTAGAAATTGTTCCCGCTCTTAATGTATGACTATCTCCGAATAATTCTTTTGTGTAATTGTGAATAATTGGTTGATATTCACCAGAAAAGTTTAAATCTATATCAGGGACTTTATTTGCTTCAAATCCAAGGAAAGTTTCAAATGGAATACTATGACCATCTTTAATCATTATAGTTTGACAATTTGGACATATCTTATCCGGTAGATCTCAACCCGAATGGAAATTTTTATCCTTATTCCATTCTAGATATTTACATTGATTACATAATCAATGTGGATCAAGAGGGTTTACTTCTGAAATATTTGCTAGGTTAGCAACAATTGAGCTACCAACCGAACCACGACTACCAACTAAATAACCATCGTCATTACTTTTCTTAACTAATTTATGACTAATTCAATAAATTACTGAATAACCATATTTAATAATAGGGTTTAATTCTTTCTCAATTCTTGCTTGAATAATTGGATCAATATTTTGACCATATCTTTGATGTGCATTTTTATAAACTAAATCTCTTAATTTATTAGCTGAATCATCAAAAGTCGGAACATATAATTTATTCTTAATAACCTCAATGTTGCTATCAATTGAATCAGAAATCATTTTGGGGTTTTTAATAACAATTTCTTTAATTAAATTAGCATCATTTAAAAAACTAAATTCATCCAACATTTCTTTTGTTGTTAGATATTTAAAAACAGGGGGATTATGACGAACATATTTATGTAATCAGTGTTGAGTATTACCCAATTGAGGTGCCACCATATAGATTGAATGAATTAATTTTTGATAATCATAGACAAATCTGGAATCAGAAACAGCAACAAGAATTTTATTTTGTTCTTTAGCTCTTTTAATTAAATCTTTGTAAGCAAATTTAATATTCTCTTCAGTTAATGATTCATCATACAATAAATAATTAAAGGTAGAAATTGGTGGTAATTCAATGTAATCATATGGAGCAATTGCTTTATCAATTGATTCAGTATCACCATAAATTACTTTATCCCATAAATAAGAACGGTGTGTTGATGAACCGATGTATATATCTGGATCTGTTTTTAATTTATCTAAAAATAATATTGCATGTCCATAATATTGATTGGTTAAAGCTGTAGAAATATGTTTAAACATTTTCTTTAAACCGCTTTGGTTTTTAGCTAAAATTCTAATTTCATATGACATTTTTTTATTAAACATCTGTTCATCATAAACG
It encodes the following:
- a CDS encoding PolC-type DNA polymerase III — protein: MASEYRQSLLKLAKNLNFELDSEWKDVEVAFVLDSETKTYHMQFTLDNLISFHKFDAFKKTIEKKLGKPIECQLEVRSSIRDKGLILDYLIYLLQKYRHPLCKFRSFLTKDNVELTETEFILTINIKEVFDQFLKYRDDIQTLLEQLGYSFYTVNLKLNESKANKRSTIENIVKNFDTLKINRKEVELENTNTHRRFNNNNNKGKAIEMSISDALLSYEPLVSLKGEIFKTDVRNLKNNNLLYTVGISDYKEAIMLKMFVSSEAEQPNFVIGKTIVVTGRLVDDQYSGKKMLEVRKVSDIIFTEDLQQLSNDNEEEKRIELAARTHMSTQDGISTPKEYLKAAEHYGHEAIAIVDYEGVQGFPEFYNTAKKNKKVKPIFGVTLNAIDSRNNFFLNFRNQDFELANETYVVFDIETTGLSARFNEIIEFGAVVIQNGAIIEKQQFFLKPSKPIPAKIVELTKIDDNIVNEFGIEYNEGVQRIYNILKDKISVAHNANFDIGVCKENFKKLGLDTSRITAIDTLAVAHYLFPEFYKFKLGTVAKKFNVLYDSEIAHRADYDAEILAKVWKAMILKLSRQNNINTSIELNDVYDEQMFNKKMSYEIRILAKNQSGLKKMFKHISTALTNQYYGHAILFLDKLKTDPDIYIGSSTHRSYLWDKVIYGDTESIDKAIAPYDYIELPPISTFNYLLYDESLTEENIKFAYKDLIKRAKEQNKILVAVSDSRFVYDYQKLIHSIYMVAPQLGNTQHWLHKYVRHNPPVFKYLTTKEMLDEFSFLNDANLIKEIVIKNPKMISDSIDSNIEVIKNKLYVPTFDDSANKLRDLVYKNAHQRYGQNIDPIIQARIEKELNPIIKYGYSVIYWISHKLVKKSNDDGYLVGSRGSVGSSIVANLANISEVNPLDPHWLCNQCKYLEWNKDKNFHSGWDLPDKICPNCQTIMIKDGHSIPFETFLGFEANKVPDIDLNFSGEYQPIIHNYTKELFGDSHTLRAGTISTVASKTAYGFCQGFDEKIHPIGSRLGWSKTFLDFLSTKTEGVKRTTGQHPGGIIIIPTEFEVEDFTPINYPANDTKSSWKTTHFDFTSIHDNVLKLDLLGHDDPTVIKMLEELTNTNAIKDIPKTDDNVLKLFSTTESLGIDPSQISGETTGAYGLPEFGTQFVRRMLKTAQPKSFNDLILMSGLSHGTDVWNNNAEELIKSGKSINECVCCRDDIMLNLMAWEVDSIDAFNIMEKVRKGKGLTEDEEKLLTSKQVPSWYIESLKKIKYMFPKAHATAYVIMAWRIAWYKLYYPLAFYASYYSTRPDAIDIKVMSGGKSVVTAKLNELKNKMTQNLEMTTKEKDLIPMLEITQELYARGLMIKNIDLLKSKATQWIVDEEHKALIPPLAVVDGLGATVAETIVKAREESPFLSIEDLMERTKLNSRLLNELRNLGVIDNLEETNQNELF
- the glyA gene encoding serine hydroxymethyltransferase, which gives rise to MYRNISLEDKDIEALINLERNRQEEHIELIASENYVSEQVLKAAGSCLTNKYGEGYPGKRYYGGCQYVDEIEKLAQERICKLFNMKYANVQPYSGSVANAAVYMSLLEPGDKVLGLDLNSGGHLTHGYKISFSGKFYESYAYSVNEEGFLDYDQILSIAKVVKPKMIICGYSAYSQIVEFDKFRKIADEVGAYLFADISHISGLIIAGLHPSPAEYADVVMTTTHKTLRGTRGAVILTNNEELFKKINRSVFPGYQGGPLFHQIAAKAVSFYEALQPQFIDYQKQVLLNSKTFCQTFINKGARVISGLTKNHLFLLDVKTSYGLTGKQAEDILKQMNITVNKNSIPNDTENPMVTSGIRLGAPAMTSRGFTEDEFIILANLIDKALREPQNENLHNVIKKEVAKLTNSFPIKKTYLS